One region of Geovibrio ferrireducens genomic DNA includes:
- a CDS encoding CheR family methyltransferase, with protein MSSNFDVFRQNLSSAEFERIKDFIENHCGIKLPPTKKQMVEGRLRKRLRKHSFTTYEEYLDYVFTSGEGEEEIVSLIDVLTTNKTDFYREPGHFEYMRDRVLPYLLKDNDSARVKVWSAGCSSGEEPYTLSMELHGFFENIKGWSFEILATDISTEVLRKACTAIYDEEKISNLPFEIKKKFFLRSKDRNDCKVRPKPFVRKSVRFARLNLMDEKFSHDKDYDIIFCRNVIIYFDRETQERILRKLVSHLKPGRFLFLGHSETIHGMNLDVETVAPTVYRKL; from the coding sequence ATGTCGTCAAACTTTGATGTTTTCCGTCAGAACCTGTCATCTGCGGAGTTTGAAAGAATAAAGGATTTTATAGAGAACCACTGCGGAATCAAACTCCCGCCCACAAAAAAGCAGATGGTAGAGGGACGCCTGAGAAAGCGTCTTCGGAAGCACAGTTTCACCACCTATGAGGAGTACCTTGACTATGTTTTCACCTCCGGCGAAGGTGAGGAGGAGATAGTCAGCCTCATTGATGTACTGACCACCAACAAAACCGACTTCTACCGCGAACCCGGCCATTTCGAATACATGCGTGACAGGGTTCTCCCATATCTGCTCAAAGACAATGACAGCGCAAGAGTTAAAGTGTGGAGCGCAGGCTGCTCAAGCGGCGAGGAGCCCTACACTCTCTCTATGGAACTGCACGGCTTTTTTGAAAATATCAAGGGCTGGAGCTTTGAAATTCTCGCAACGGATATTTCAACGGAAGTTCTCAGAAAAGCATGCACAGCGATTTACGATGAGGAGAAAATTTCTAATCTCCCTTTTGAAATAAAGAAAAAGTTTTTTTTAAGATCAAAGGACAGGAACGACTGCAAGGTGCGCCCGAAGCCGTTTGTAAGGAAATCCGTAAGATTTGCGCGTCTTAATCTTATGGATGAAAAGTTTTCGCATGATAAGGATTACGATATAATATTCTGCCGCAATGTTATAATATATTTTGACAGAGAAACCCAGGAGAGAATCCTGAGGAAACTCGTGAGTCATCTGAAACCGGGAAGGTTTCTTTTTCTCGGACACTCAGAGACAATACACGGGATGAATCTTGATGTGGAAACAGTCGCACCAACAGTTTACAGAAAATTATGA
- a CDS encoding protein-glutamate methylesterase/protein-glutamine glutaminase, whose product MGLKVLVVDDSAVVRQTLTEILSSDPEISEVASCQDPFYAAERMKHFIPDVITLDVEMPRMDGITFLKKLMSQHPIPVVMCSSLTVENSQTLMKAMEYGAVDVIQKPKSGTKAFLEESKILICDAVKAAAKASVRKISASSYTVQPKFTADVIIPKSTNKAMVETTEKVILVGASTGGTEALTVFLTAMPPDAPGIVIVQHMPENFTASFAQRLDSLCKISVKEAENGDTVLPGRALIAPGNKHMLIKRSGARYFAEIKDGPLVSRHRPSVDVLFRSGARYVGSNGVAVIMTGMGDDGSKGLLELKEAGAFTIAQDEATSIVFGMPKVAIELGAAQKILPLGSIAPFVVSYCRS is encoded by the coding sequence ATGGGTCTGAAGGTTCTTGTTGTAGATGATTCCGCCGTAGTCAGACAGACTCTCACTGAGATTCTCTCATCCGATCCTGAGATAAGCGAGGTCGCTTCCTGTCAGGATCCGTTTTATGCCGCGGAAAGAATGAAGCATTTTATCCCTGATGTGATCACTCTTGATGTGGAAATGCCCCGCATGGACGGCATAACCTTTCTGAAAAAACTTATGTCCCAGCACCCGATTCCGGTTGTTATGTGTTCAAGCCTCACAGTCGAGAACTCGCAGACGCTTATGAAGGCTATGGAGTACGGCGCGGTGGATGTTATCCAGAAACCGAAGTCCGGGACGAAGGCATTTCTTGAGGAATCAAAAATACTCATCTGTGATGCGGTAAAGGCCGCTGCCAAGGCATCTGTCAGAAAAATATCCGCATCATCGTACACTGTTCAGCCAAAGTTCACAGCGGATGTTATTATCCCCAAAAGCACAAACAAGGCTATGGTGGAAACCACAGAGAAGGTTATTCTCGTGGGTGCGTCAACCGGCGGAACAGAGGCTCTGACGGTTTTTCTCACCGCCATGCCGCCCGATGCTCCCGGAATAGTCATAGTTCAGCATATGCCGGAGAACTTTACCGCTTCATTTGCCCAAAGGCTTGACTCCCTCTGTAAAATCAGTGTTAAGGAAGCGGAAAACGGTGATACTGTCCTCCCCGGAAGGGCTCTGATTGCGCCCGGAAACAAGCATATGCTGATAAAGCGCAGCGGAGCCAGATACTTTGCCGAGATAAAGGACGGACCCCTCGTGAGCAGGCACAGACCCTCGGTTGATGTTCTCTTCCGCTCCGGTGCGAGGTATGTAGGCTCCAATGGGGTTGCCGTTATCATGACCGGAATGGGGGACGACGGCTCCAAGGGGCTTCTTGAACTTAAGGAGGCGGGAGCCTTCACAATAGCTCAGGATGAAGCCACCAGCATTGTTTTTGGGATGCCCAAAGTAGCGATAGAACTCGGAGCGGCGCAGAAAATTCTCCCTCTCGGAAGCATAGCTCCGTTTGTTGTTTCCTACTGCCGAAGCTGA
- a CDS encoding chemotaxis protein CheD, whose amino-acid sequence MIKNIYLKPCEMYINKEPAVVSTVLGSCVSVVMFWPAVKVGGMCHAMLPSSNFCVVGESSSYSNKFVDSSINYMHSRFQSWGAYPMELEVKVFGGADMFRTESGKLKRETIGAKNIQAAFAALADLGYRITAQDVGGSMGRKLYFYSAEGRVFMKNLRNTVNAG is encoded by the coding sequence TTGATAAAAAACATTTATCTGAAACCATGTGAAATGTATATCAACAAGGAACCTGCGGTGGTCAGCACCGTTCTTGGTTCATGCGTTTCCGTGGTGATGTTTTGGCCGGCGGTTAAAGTTGGCGGCATGTGCCATGCCATGCTCCCGTCATCCAATTTCTGCGTTGTTGGCGAAAGCTCATCTTATTCTAATAAATTCGTTGACTCATCAATAAATTATATGCACAGCCGCTTTCAGTCATGGGGGGCTTACCCCATGGAACTGGAAGTAAAGGTGTTCGGCGGTGCGGATATGTTCCGCACGGAATCGGGCAAGCTTAAAAGAGAAACCATCGGCGCAAAAAACATTCAGGCGGCTTTTGCCGCACTGGCCGATCTGGGTTATAGAATTACCGCGCAGGACGTAGGGGGAAGCATGGGGCGAAAGCTTTATTTCTACTCCGCCGAAGGGCGCGTTTTTATGAAAAACCTTAGGAATACAGTAAACGCAGGTTAA